The Panicum hallii strain FIL2 chromosome 5, PHallii_v3.1, whole genome shotgun sequence genome contains the following window.
GCAGTAAGTTTTATTTATCCTTGTTTTGAACAAAGGTACAAGGAAAACAGATGGGATCCTAAGCAGCTTATTGGCTCCGGCGGTATGCCATCATCACATTCTGCCACGGTTACAGCACTAGCAGTAGCGATTGGATTCCAAGATGGTTTTAGTTGCTCCCTCTTTGCAACAGCAGCTATATTTGCAAGTGTGGTAGGTTATCAGTTATCCATCCCAACCCCTTTTCTTCTGTAGATGTTTTGCTTCCTTCACGATAGAAGAAAATGAGCATTTATATTGTTGTTGCTTGGAAGCGATTTCCATTTTTGAGTCAGATGTTATGGTGTTGAGTGCGGGCATTGCGCACAAATTTATGCTGACTTCCTTTCAGTTCATTCCAAATGTTGGGGTCTCAGAAATTTCCATTCTGTGACTTGGCAGGTGATGTATGATGCTTCTGGTATCAGATTGCATGCTGGAAAGCAAGCAGAGGTATGCAATAACTCTTTGCGAGTCATCTCTACTGTTGGTTCAGTAGCTTTTCTATATTATTAACATACATCGTTACAACCCTGTGCTAGATCTGTATGTATTATGATAAGATTAGTGTTAAGCTCTGTGCTTATGTTGGACTTCTGTTTTCTCAAATTGTCAGGTATTGAATCAAATAGTTTGTGAACTTCCTTCTGAACATCCCTTGTCTGAAACAAGACCACTGCGAGAACTTTTAGGCCATACACCGACCCAGGTTTGTTCAGATGTCCTTTTCTTGTGCATCTTATTGTTCTTCGGCAAAATGAAAGTGATGGCTTATTGGCACTGTGTTTACGTGGATGCCAAGTGAACCTCAAAGTGGCCGTTCCCACGTCACGATACCCCCATTTTACTTGGCAATCTGCTAGCAACATCATGCAGCTTCGTCAGCACCACTATGTTCTTGTGGCATGCATTCATGAACTACCTTTTTTTTTAATATGTTGCTGACTTCTTGAGTGTTAAATTGCTCCCAGGTGGTTGCTGGCGCGTTGCTTGGGTGTGCAATAGCCACAGCAGGACAATTATTCATTTGAATTTTGAAGGTGCAGCAGAACTGTTGTAGCATTTGCAGGGACTTGAGAAGAAGTTTCTCTAGTGCTCTGCTACTTTAGGTATTGGTAAGATTTGCAAATCCGTGCTTTAGTGTTGTTGAAGGTTGAAGCTTTGGTGGCACATGATTGTATGCCAAGGTGATGTTCGCAGGGTTGTTGTACAGAACACTTGTTCGATAACTTCATGGTTATTGTGAAATCTAAATGTGATTATTTCGGCGATGATTTGTGACCACTAATTTTCTGTTTCATCAATTCATCGGCTCCCACAGGGAGCTAATTTGTTCTTCAGTATTTGAATTTGGAATCACCTGTACTCCGGGACCATGCAAGCATTTGATCAAACGATGTGATCATGCCAGATTGCCAGTAGCATAGTCACAATATAAGATGGGATCTTTCTCTGTTTTTCCCTTGAGATCACGATTTATGTTAAGGTGAGAAAAGGGATAAACAATAAGAGTTCACAGGGAGACAATTACAGCAGGAAGACGTCATTAAGGGTATGATAAGTTCTTTGTACTCTAATAACTAGGCAACCCCCTATGGATTAGTTGGAACTCGGAAGTAACCAGAATGCTTTGTCCCCCTTTGGAGCTTCATCAAGTTTTTGCAGTTCATAACTCCCATCCTTCACATCAAACACTTGCAGGGAATTGTTGCGATCGAACATGAAGTACACCCGGTTCGGCAGCAGCCCACACTCGCTGGCAGAACATGATGCACCGAAGTAGAACTGGGACAGAAGAAACGCACGGCCGCCAAGATCGGAGACGCCTGCACCACCGCCGTCTCGAGAAATCCATCTTGTGAACGCCAACTCTATCCATCTCGTCCCCGCCCTCGTAGGGCGAGACGAAGAGCAGGCGAACCATGTAGAGCTCGCCGTCGGATTCCACAAGGAATATCCGGCACGGATGCTGCTCGCTGTACCCGTAGCTGCCGTCGGGCGTGACCGTGTCGTCAATGGTGATGGCAGTGAGCACCGGATAATCATGGCTGCTGAAGTCGATGACGCGCTTCTCTTTCGCGCTGCAGCCGAAGTAGAACTTGCCGCGGATAGCTGCGATGGAGCAGATGACGTCCTTCtcgatctggtcttcttccccGTACGTCCGGGTAGGGTAGGACGCGTGACCCAATGTCGCTGCTCGCAGGGTTGTAGAGGAAGGTGGCCATGGTGTCAACTAGCAGCAGGCCTCGTGCGGTCGGAGTGACGATCTTGTTCCGCAGAACCTCATCCgtgtcgccgccggcgacgcgcTTATGCTCGGACAGGCTGAACAGCATCGTGGAGCGGCTGTCGTAGTCGTGGAAGACAATGCAGGGCAGGTCCAGCCTCGGCGTCAGCAGCTGCTTCTATGTGCTAGGAAGATTTGGATCTCTCAATTGCCTGGGCTTGGGTTTGGGATCTACAGTATTCTACTAAATAGGTCAGATGAGATCGTAGCTGAGAAGCCATCGATTCTCTCTCTTTTGAGTTCTTtctattattctttttctcctttgagttctttttatttattatttatttctATAAAGGTGTTTGATTTAGGATTTACGATCTAGAGCGTATGCATGGACCTTGCCACTTGCCAGTTGAGACTACTGATTGGGCCCGTAGCAGATGTGGGGCCTGCATGAGTGGGGAAGTTGATTAATTTTGGGCATATCCACTTGACCACCGTCTCCGCCCACGAAGGTAACTAAAAACTCTTCTTCGTATCTACTAGTACAGGATGGCCATTACCAGAGCAACCAAAAACACACTCTTCACTCATCAGCATGAATCGGAACGTCAATTGGTCAAAAAAAAAATTGTAGTAACAGATAACAGCACGCCCCTAGCTAAATACTAATCCCCATTTGGATCGCTAGCAAGCAGCCAGAATGCTTTGTCTACCACGGGAGCTTCGTAGAGTTTGTGCACATCAAACACCTGCAGGGTGTTGGTCCGAGGACAGACGAAGTAGACGCGATCCAGAAGCAGCCCATGGTCGTCACCCGAGCACGACGCGCCGAAATAGAACCGGGGCAGAGGAAACGCACGGCCGCCAAGGTCACGCACGTTGCGAAATCCATCCGGTGAACGCCTACCTTACCGATCTCATCCCCGCCCTCGTACGCCGAGACGAAGAGCAGACGGACCATGTAGAGCTCGCCGCCGGATTCGACAAGGAAAATCAAGGCGCGCTCCTCGTCGTACCCGTAGCTGCCGTCGGCCGCCACCGCGTCGTCAACCGTCATGGCTGCTGAAGTCGAGCACCCGCAGCTCGGTTGCCCTAGCGTTGAAGTAGAACTTGCCCCGGCACGCCGCGATGGGGCAGATGAACTTCTTCTCGATCTGGTCCTCTTCTCCGTCCGGGTACGGGTAGGGTAGGACGTGAGGACCCAATGTCGTATTCGTACCTGTTCTCAGAGGAAGGTGCCCCGCGTGAAGGTAGCTGCCGTCTCTCCAGGCGAGCCTGCGAGCAAATAGACTTCCGAGGCCTCTCCGCCTCGTAATCCCAAAAGCTGAGTTTGAGAACTTGAGCTCAAGTTCTCAAAAgctcaaagaaaaaaaaaagcacaGATATGTTAACTCCACCAAAAACAACCTGCATAGGGATCAAATGTGTTCACCATCATCCCAGTCCCAGGTGCATGCCAACAATTACTTGAATGCAATTCCCTATTGGTTATAATCACAACAACAGGTTCTTTGCTATACTAATTAAGTGACACCGTAAAACTCAAGTCAGACAGTGAATGAAAGTCCCTACACCTGGTGACAATTTAGGCACAGAATTTGAGAAAAGACTCCCCTAACCTCTGAATCAGCGTCTCTCACCATGTCCCATTCCGTTCTCCATGCTATGTGCTCATCAGGCCTAACCAGAATGATATTTTTCCTGCTAATCCGACACATCTCCCACCATGAATTACCAGATACCCTAGGCAATTCCTCGACATTGACATAGGTCGTCCAGGGAGCTAGCTCAGATCTGCTCTCCTCCACTTCCACATCAGCAGAGCCTTGAGGCCACATGACACATACTTTGACTGACAGCTTGAACTCATCTGCTACCTTGAGGGTAGCACGGGCGACCTCATATGACTCTTTCAGTGGTGCGATGATGAGAACAAACTCAAGTTTATCCATACTTACCAGGTCCAGTGTTGAGAGCACACCCTGCAAGAACCGATCACAGTCGAGACTTGAGAATGTAAAAAACAGTAGAGGAACAGCCAAAAAAAAGAAGTGTATGGGTGTATCTGTTAGGTGCGAGGGACAAACTCACAGACCTCACTCGAAGCAGGCAGTGCTCTTACAAGCATGTGGGGTAGCCGCGAACCAACCTTAGCGGATGGGATGTACTCTCTTGATGCCCTCTTAGAATGCTTTAGTTTTACTCCTTTCCGAGTCTTCTGACTGCAATGTTCAGCAACTAGTGCTCCTTCTTCATAGCTGAAGGCACACAAATAAGATCATCTCAAGAAAATTTGCATATCTCCATGATCTGAGAATATTCCTGCCCTGCTTTGTTGTCCCAGTAACTAAagtgaaagaaaagaaaaacagatCCTTTTGAAGTGATCGGTTGTAACGGGACTAACCAGAAGCCAAGATCCTCTGCAGGGAACTGCAGCTGCAGACTTTTTCCTTCATCAAGAATACTTCTCAGTCTTGCTAATCTCAAGGACCCAAGGGGATTTTTCTCATTCAGAATATAATCTGATACTTGTGCCCGACCAATGGAAAACAACCCTTCCAACACTGCCTTCTGTACATTTCTCGGAATGATTGATCCTAGGCTTCTGTTGATAACTTGATGCACTGACAAATGCGTGCAGAGAATACATATATGAGATGAGAAGGGGCAGATAGCAATGTACATAAATAGTTGCATATGCTGTCAATATTTGTGTttgaaaataaataaataaagataaAATGGCCACTGCTGTCATTCAGGCACAGGACATTGTACCTGAGTTTGCAACAGTTGGATCAAGACCAAGGCTTGCAGGAATAGACATTGCTGCTTTGAAGTTATCCACACTTAGTTCAGTATTGAAAATTGCAACCTGCAATAAGCATGGAAGTATATGTCACTAAATTAATGCTATATTGGAGACACTGACATGGAATGAATAGAAAGCCTGTGAGAAGGGTCTAACAGGTCGACGCTCCGATTCATAAGTTTGCAGTATTGATGGTGAAGCAACACCGTTCAGCATTAAGCCCAATTTCCATGCCAAATTATGTGCATCCTGAACACCAGTGTTCATTCCTATAAAGAAATCAGCATATGCACGTTTCTGAATGTTGGACTTCATATGCATAGTAAGGCAAATTAACATGGCAAATATTTCAGTATCAAAGTTCAAAGTATCCCACTAACCAAAACCACCGGCAGGAGGAAAACGGTGAGCAGCATCACCAACAAGGACTACACGATTGTTGCAGCTGATGTACTTTTCTGCAACTTCAGCATGCATCGCCCATGGCTTTATATCTAAAACCTGAACATCTGCTGGCTCCCATCCAACTAATTTGACAATAATTTGCTCACATACCTAGAAGGACAAGTAAACATTAAATGATAAAATGAAGCCGGGATGCATGTATACCCATCAAATTTACTCTGTAAATTCATCTATGCATAGCATATTCAAGTGTTCAAGTGTAGGAATAAGTTGTTTCAAGAACACTACAGCACGAGTACTAGAATCAAGGATAGAATGAGATCACCTTAGCGCTGAATTCTTCAAACATCTGCTGAGGAGGATAAAATGGAATCTGAGAACAAAATATAGGGTAGAATTAGTGCACATATGAGGATTATATAAATTGCACGTGGATCGTCTTAATTCCAACACGATAAAGGTTCACATACCTGCAATACAAATTCCCCATGCTCCAGGTCATGTGCAACCAGCACACCAATTGCGCCCGGATTGAAAACAAAGAATAGCATCCCAGGCCTCTGACTGGATAAATATCTACCTAGATCTCTGCTAAGAAAATGTACACTGACCAGTTTCTGCAAGTCCCTTTCACCCTCCATAGAAATGCCTGCCAATTCACGCACTGTGCTTCTTGCACCATCTGTCCCTAGTAGCATACCACAGTGTAGCTTTCTCTCTAGTATCCTCCCCCCATTGTTAACTGATGTTCCAATCAAAATGCCCTCATCAGTCTGCTGAAGGGATGTGCACTCATGCCCCATCAATATCTTGCTTTCCAGCCCCACATCCTGTGTTGAATTACCAATCTCACTGGGAAAGCATGTCTGGAAACCAATACCTTCCAGCTTCTTGAGTAACAAATCAACTAATTTGTACTGCGAGAAGTGTGCAACCGATATAGGACTAATGACCTTGTCAAAATCTGCCAAAAGTAGTCGTCAGACGACATATGCAGAGAGGTGCAAGACATCAAATGCTCGACATCAGAAGAACTGAACTGGCCTTCCTGCTTCATGTGATCAACCGATCCGAGAACGGAACCGGAGAGTGAAGTACAGTAGACGAACTTCCTCCACAAATCAACTGGTGGCTGGGACCTCTCGATGTCCCCAGCCAAGCCATCCAACTTGCGGAAGATCTGAAAATGACAGCCACCCGTGAAATCACCACCCAAAACAACACACATAAAGCTTAAGTAGCAACGTTGGGGTGCGTTAGTAAGCATACACACCTCCATTGTGCGGTTGTTGATGAAGTGCGCTCGGGGGTGCCGAGTGAACTCCACATTCTTCTCTATCACCGCGCATTTGATCCCTGCAGGATTTGAATAAAACGAGTAACTGCATCAAAGGCTGCCGGTCTTCACAAGAATTTCCACGACTCCTCCCATAACCTAAGCAGCTAAGCTCATTGAACCACTAAGCAGTCATCCAAGCAAGCACAGCTCAACGCTGCCGCCTACTACTTTAGAAGCACGATTCGGAACCGGTGATGCGCGAGGGGCACGAGGCTCTTACCGAATTTGGTGAGGAGGAACGAGAGGTAGAGCCCGACGGGCCCAGCTCCGACGATGAGGACCGGCAGATGCGGCGCGTCGCCTCGGCGTCCCCCGCCGGCGAGGGACGAGAAGGGTCGGTGCTGACGGCGGCGGAGCCACCAGATCGCGCCCCGGTGCGCGGCGAAgaggcgcccgcgcccgccgccggcgattGACGGCATCGAAGCGGTCGGTTGGGCCTTCGGCGTCGGTGGCGCACTGGCGCCGCGGCGGGTGAATGGGCTACTTGACTACTTACCTGCTAGAGGGGTTTATGGAATTATGGGTTTAGAAGGTGGACACGACTGCACAGTAGGGCGGCACCCGTGAACAAACTTCAAAAGATGTCCTTTGATCTGATCGCAAATGACACTTGACAGACACGGAGCTAAGATCAgcagctttttttttctttttttcgaTGGGTTTTTTTCCTGATGCAGCTTGAATTTCAGTCGGCACAATTTTTCCCTGATAGCTTCAATTTCAGTCGGTACAACCTTTTCCTGAGTCAGAACATTCTTCTAGTTTAGGAAAAAAAATGTGTAAACAGAGTCGCTCGTGTAGAAAAGCTTCGCTTGGATTATGCTAGGTCATTTTCTAAAACAAAGAGCTGGATCGAATACAAGTTCGACTGTTCCGTGAATCCATAGACGCACTGAGCAAGATTTATATGAAACTCTGACACGATGGACGCCCAGACTTCGATGGGTCTGGGGACAACAAGACAGTAGTTCAGACGAAGAATAAGGTTTTTTAGAGAACCAGGCAACGAACAGAAGAAAGTGGACAGCCGATCCCCCACAAATTTCTTCCGCGACATTCCGTTTGTAGCATGAAAGAAGCATGAGCAAAATTCAGAGGTACTACCGTTCGGCTAAGAATACCCGAGTCAGCCTGAAAACCGTAGCAGCATGTACAAATCCTGAGTCTGGTACTACGCAAAGAACTTTCCTCCTATATTTCCAAGTCAGCATAAACCTCAAAGCTTGGAGGCACCCATGGACACGGCCTGCTGTATAAGCTCCCGCCGCAAGATCTTCCCAGCAGGTGATTTTGGTATTGCAGAGACAAAGGCCACTCGGCGGACTTTCTTGTACGGTGCCACCTGCcataaaaggaaaaaaaattagGTCGGAGTCATTCTATCCTACTGCCTGAAGCGTAAGAGATTATCAAGTTATCCCAGCAAAGGTTCTCAGAATATCTTGCATAAAGAAAGGATCAGTGGCAGCGTGATCCCTTTCTGGAGTGGCTACTGGAAAGTTAGGTTACTATCCACAGCTATATGCAACAGTATGCCATTTTGGTGTTGCCTTTTGCATCAGGGCAAAAAATGTTATCCTTAACAGCAGACAAAAGTGTGAACTAACAATACTAAAATAGCAGGAATTTCTACTCAACGTGGCGACTTGCCCAATATGtttaggaaaagaaaaaggtagAACAGAGTTTGATTATGACCGGACACCTATAGTTCAATATGAAACTACATGGAGCATAATGTAACCCAAAGGAGACGCATACTAGTTTAGCCACGTGATCCTTGACTTGTTGCTCGGTGAGCTTTGAACCTGGTTTCCTCACTATGAACGCCATTGGTAGTTGCCCGACATCTTCATCTGGATATCTGCATAGTTCATACAGAAGGGACATCTCACATATTGTCACATGATGAAGAAATCTTACAGCAGCATTAGTTTGATCTACGGTCCTTCAGAATTTTCCCAGGTTCATCGCAGGGTACTTACGGGATAACAGCAGCATCCAAGATATCAGGATGAGAATTCAGGATATGCTCAAGTTCAGCTGGAGGTACCTGGAGCAAGATTTATATCAGTACCACGAAAACACAAACGAAATTTGTGAGATAAAAATTCTCAAATGGTAATGTTAATGCAGTTTTGAACTAGCTGCGATAATGTGCAGCACCTGATATCCCTTGTATTTTATCAGCTCCTTTAATCGGTCAACAATGTAGAGGAAACCATCTTCATTGAAGTAGCATAGGTCACCAGTTTTCAACCAGCCTTCTGAATCCATTGTTGCTGCAGTCGCCTCGTCATCTCCCACATAGCCTGAAAAAAAATCATCATATGACTCGTGTAGTAGCCCACAAAAGAACATTTTCCAAGATTCAAGGGAAATATATAAAACACCAAAATTCCCTGGGAATGTATTGcctttaaaaaaataaaacatgaCAATTCATTATAATCTGTGAAGTGTGAACAAGAAAGATTACACAGGTAGTAACCAGATGTTTTAGAGCTGCATCCTGCTACAGTACTATAGTAAACCTTGAAATAATCTGATAAAGTCTGTTCATTGACGTTCCAGACAAGCTAACATACTAAAACAGTTGCTAGAATCAAGCATGAAAGCGTAAAAAGTGCAATATTCTGGTTTCATCAGATATAAAACACCATGCGGTCCCGCATGGTTCTCTGGTAATATTCAATTTCGATGGACACAAAACTGCATATCAGTGTCAGGATGGCATTAGTAATTCATTAGAAATAAAGTAGCATAACAGGCAGCAACGCATTGCCAGTGATTCAGATCTGTAGTTATAACTGATCCCTAAAGGTACTGCACTGACCACCTGTATTTGGATGGACAGATATTTAAGCAACATGACAAATAAAATCTCCCAACGAAACACATGCAGGCAAACCATGCTGCTTGCAAATTAGAAGAGCTGGCCTGATGACAGGAGTGCATAGCTTCCTGGCTCAGACAAAAAACAAACCATACATTTCAACTGTGTGATTATATTACTGAAAGTCTTGGATCGTTCTGCCAATAAAAAAAAAGCTATCATCTGCAGTAACAATGACCGTCAAACCACTGCATAGTCCAAAGAAGTAGTTATTCTACTTGCCTTTCATGATGACTGGTCCACGGACCCAGAGCTccccgcgctgccccggcccgaGCGCCTCGCCGGTGGCGGGGTCGACGATCTTCGCCTCCATGTGCGATGCCAACTTCCCGACCGAACCGTACGCCTTTGTCTCCTCCGGCCCCACCGTCGAAGCCACCGAGCCAGACGACTCCGTCAGACCGTAGCCCTGGATTCAGAAGCGTAGATTCAGAATGGAACCTGCAGTGCGTTCAAGAGCCCTGTACTCCAGGGTGCATGGAACCTGAACGAGTTCTATGTTGGGGAAGACGGCGGCGAAGCGCTCGGCGACTTCGCGACCGAGTGGAGCGCCGCCGATGCCGATGacgaggagggaggagaggtCACGGCGGCGCGCCTCCTCGGACTTGATCATGGCCACCAGCACCGGGGGCGCCGCGGGCAGCAGCGTGACACGGTACCGCTCGATGGCGCGCAGCGCGGCGCCGAAGTCGAAGCGCTCCATGAGGACGGCGGTCTCCCCCATGGCCACGGACCGGAGCAGCATCATGAACCCGAACACGTGGAAGAGCGGAAGGGGGAACAGCGTCACCGTGGGTGGGAGCGGCTGCTCGCCGGCCTCGGCAGCCTCCTTCGCCATCTTCTCCCGGTTTTCCCTATGCGCGCAGATCAGCGCGATGAGGTTGCGGTGCGCGACCGCGACGGCTTTCACCCGCCCCGTGGTGCCCGACGAGTACAGCACGGCCGCCGTGTCGGACTGCTTCAccgccaccggcggcggcggcgacgcacCGCCGGCGGACGACAGCCTCGTATACTCGTCCGACCCGATGACAACGCACCTGAGGCTCCTCGGCAGCTTAGCAGCCACCTCGGGGACCGCGAACGCGACGGCCGGCCTGGAGAGCGCGACCATGTGCGCGAACTCGTCGGCGGTGGACGCCGGGTTCGCGGGCGAGACGGCGGCGCCGATGGACATGAGCGCGAAGTCCAGCACGGGGACCTCGAGGCGGGACGGGGAGACGACGAGCGCGACGTCGCCCGGGCGGACGCCGAGGGCGGACCAGAGCCCCCCCGCGAGGgagcggacggcggcgaggaaggagGGGTAGGAGACGGCAATGCCGGTGGCGGCGTCGACGAGCGCGGGGCGGCCGGGGAGCGGcgaggagaggagggagaaggcgtaggcggcggcggtggccgggagCGAGTCCGGCGGGAGCGTGGCGGACGAGCGCAGGCTGTGGAAGGTCCGCGTCGCGGCGCAGAAGCCGCTGCGCGGGTCGGTCCCCGCGGGCGGGCGCTGCTCGGGCATCGCGGAGTGGGGCGCGGCGGACGCGAGAGAGGCGCTGAGGATTTGCGCAGGCGCAGCGCTGGGCAGTTGGTAGCGGCCGGGGAAGGGAAGGGGTGAGTTGGGAGTCGTGGGCTGGACGGACGGAGGTAGGAGACGTGGCCGAGTACAGTCCTGACCCGGGAGACGCTCGCCACAGGTCGCAGTAGATGcggtggggccggcctggctgCCTGGGCTAAATCTGTGTCCTCGCCCGTTAGCCCAGATGGGCCTTAcatattttattattttttctatTCTAATAATGGAATAGTAATCCAACGCAGACCCAAGGGCGGCTTTTTGTGATTTCTAGAACAGGTAGTTTTTTTTTTAACAGGTCAGAAACAAAAACTGAAATGCCACGTGCATTCACTCCACGTAGAATGGCTATTCGCTAATCGTCACGCGCGGTTAGGTACTTGGTGCCACTTGGGGAGCATCCGTCGAGGATCGATCTTGATCTTGATCAGCTCATGGGCGCAGGCGAGCAGCACGGAATAGTCTCGAGTCAATGGGCTCGTGCGagcgcgtgcgtgcgtgcgtgcgtgcctgCCTGCAGCCCATTGCAAACCTTCTGATTAGTAGTGGTTCAGAATAAGTGCCGGTTCTATGTGTATTTAAGTTATCGGTGCTGCGGTGACGCGGAGGTTTCGGCGTGGTAGACTCTGGATGGGTTCAACTTTCACGTCACTATCGCTGTCGGTGTCAGTGTCAAATGCGCTCACGTCGGCAGCAGATAAATCAAAATAGTTGCACGGTTAACATACGATCATCAACTTGCAGATGCAGCGATCGACCCGTACAGAGATACCTTGGATTGGATCTGACGATATATCTACGCTCGTGGAGCACGCCGTCTGCAACCATGTCACCGTCCACGTGAATACACTAAAAATAAATACTAGTATAAGTATAAATTAAAAAAAGAGGAACAGGGTTGCGGGcccaaagaagaaaaaaaagagtagaaaaaataaaaacaaTGGCCCATGCAGGTCTCGAACCTGCGACCTTCGCGTTATTAGCACGACGCTCTAACCAGCTGAGCTAATAGGCCGTCTGCCATTGGCGTGTAAAATATCAAATTTGTCGAGCCTATAAAACTGGCAATGGACATTCTCATTGACATGATCAATGACTAAATCACATCATAAATATCTCATAGGAACAGTTTTAGTACAATTTAGTCCAACTACAGCTATATAATTATTCAACTGGTACTAACACAAATTCGTTTAGTTTAGTCAGCATTCTCAACAAACTTATGACAGAGCTGCATCCAGCAGCCTCGGTCAGGATTCCTGGAGTTCAGTCAGAAATCAGCATGTTTCTCTCACTGGCTTCACTCTAATAATCTGTAATCTAATCCTTCCTCCCTGTCGATCGGTACCAAAATGGCCACTAAACTCCTCGGTCGCTGGATTTGTGTCGAGGAACTCTTGGCTCGCCGGACCAAGGTGTTCCTTCATCTCATAGCACTGATCGACTGAGGGAAGCAAATGTTATTAACCCACTCCTAGAATTTGAAGAACGactaagttcaaatttcagaaCTTTTACAGCTGATGTCTCATGACAATAAGTAATGTTATAGGAGGAAAACTCTCTTGCCAGAATCAGATATAAGGAAGCTGAATCTCAGAGCCTCACGCTACTTTCAAATACAAAATCACTTTCTAGGCACCACCGGGGGCGGATCTAAGGGGGGCTAGGAGGGATCGAGCCCCCCTACCTTCCTAAAGCTCTAAGATCAATGGATACCCCCCTGAGCGACTCTCCATTTTTAGGAACAAAGAATGAGGAaaagaggggaggaagaagaagagaagggagaTAAACCCCCTCTTCACTTTGCTGCGATTCGCCACTGAGCACCACTATCCGGTGGTTTTGTTGTGAAATTATGGGAGAAGACAGGTGATTCTCATTGCAAAGATGAACAATAAAATCACAAACGCATGATACACCATCATAACAGTTACGAATGCAGTACTCAAAACAGTCATCACTCTTTAGGAATCTATATCTAAATTACAAGCATCAGAGACAGTCAGGAAGTCCAGCACACAACGCTTCAGCTCTTGGAATTCTGTTTCAGAAAGAGCTGCTTCAACCAAAAA
Protein-coding sequences here:
- the LOC112893059 gene encoding 4-coumarate--CoA ligase-like 5 isoform X2, whose product is MPEQRPPAGTDPRSGFCAATRTFHSLRSSATLPPDSLPATAAAYAFSLLSSPLPGRPALVDAATGIAVSYPSFLAAVRSLAGGLWSALGVRPGDVALVVSPSRLEVPVLDFALMSIGAAVSPANPASTADEFAHMVALSRPAVAFAVPEVAAKLPRSLRCVVIGSDEYTRLSSAGGASPPPPVAVKQSDTAAVLYSSGTTGRVKAVAVAHRNLIALICAHRENREKMAKEAAEAGEQPLPPTVTLFPLPLFHVFGFMMLLRSVAMGETAVLMERFDFGAALRAIERYRVTLLPAAPPVLVAMIKSEEARRRDLSSLLVIGIGGAPLGREVAERFAAVFPNIELVQGYGLTESSGSVASTVGPEETKAYGSVGKLASHMEAKIVDPATGEALGPGQRGELWVRGPVIMKGYVGDDEATAATMDSEGWLKTGDLCYFNEDGFLYIVDRLKELIKYKGYQVPPAELEHILNSHPDILDAAVIPYPDEDVGQLPMAFIVRKPGSKLTEQQVKDHVAKLVAPYKKVRRVAFVSAIPKSPAGKILRRELIQQAVSMGASKL
- the LOC112893058 gene encoding uncharacterized protein LOC112893058, encoding MPSIAGGGRGRLFAAHRGAIWWLRRRQHRPFSSLAGGGRRGDAPHLPVLIVGAGPVGLYLSFLLTKFGIKCAVIEKNVEFTRHPRAHFINNRTMEIFRKLDGLAGDIERSQPPVDLWRKFVYCTSLSGSVLGSVDHMKQEDFDKVISPISVAHFSQYKLVDLLLKKLEGIGFQTCFPSEIGNSTQDVGLESKILMGHECTSLQQTDEGILIGTSVNNGGRILERKLHCGMLLGTDGARSTVRELAGISMEGERDLQKLVSVHFLSRDLGRYLSSQRPGMLFFVFNPGAIGVLVAHDLEHGEFVLQIPFYPPQQMFEEFSAKVCEQIIVKLVGWEPADVQVLDIKPWAMHAEVAEKYISCNNRVVLVGDAAHRFPPAGGFGMNTGVQDAHNLAWKLGLMLNGVASPSILQTYESERRPVAIFNTELSVDNFKAAMSIPASLGLDPTVANSVHQVINRSLGSIIPRNVQKAVLEGLFSIGRAQVSDYILNEKNPLGSLRLARLRSILDEGKSLQLQFPAEDLGFCYEEGALVAEHCSQKTRKGVKLKHSKRASREYIPSAKVGSRLPHMLVRALPASSEGVLSTLDLVSMDKLEFVLIIAPLKESYEVARATLKVADEFKLSVKVCVMWPQGSADVEVEESRSELAPWTTYVNVEELPRVSGNSWWEMCRISRKNIILVRPDEHIAWRTEWDMVRDADSEVRGVFSQILCLNCHQV
- the LOC112893059 gene encoding 4-coumarate--CoA ligase-like 5 isoform X1 translates to MPEQRPPAGTDPRSGFCAATRTFHSLRSSATLPPDSLPATAAAYAFSLLSSPLPGRPALVDAATGIAVSYPSFLAAVRSLAGGLWSALGVRPGDVALVVSPSRLEVPVLDFALMSIGAAVSPANPASTADEFAHMVALSRPAVAFAVPEVAAKLPRSLRCVVIGSDEYTRLSSAGGASPPPPVAVKQSDTAAVLYSSGTTGRVKAVAVAHRNLIALICAHRENREKMAKEAAEAGEQPLPPTVTLFPLPLFHVFGFMMLLRSVAMGETAVLMERFDFGAALRAIERYRVTLLPAAPPVLVAMIKSEEARRRDLSSLLVIGIGGAPLGREVAERFAAVFPNIELVQGYGLTESSGSVASTVGPEETKAYGSVGKLASHMEAKIVDPATGEALGPGQRGELWVRGPVIMKGYVGDDEATAATMDSEGWLKTGDLCYFNEDGFLYIVDRLKELIKYKGYQVPPAELEHILNSHPDILDAAVIPYPDEDVGQLPMAFIVRKPGGTVQESPPSGLCLCNTKITCWEDLAAGAYTAGRVHGCLQALRFMLTWKYRRKVLCVVPDSGFVHAATVFRLTRVFLAER
- the LOC112893506 gene encoding uncharacterized protein LOC112893506, producing MGDGGAADDGSSPPAAAGFSYLAVFHNYPLVAALLGFAIAQSIKFFVTWYKENRWDPKQLIGSGGMPSSHSATVTALAVAIGFQDGFSCSLFATAAIFASVVMYDASGIRLHAGKQAEVLNQIVCELPSEHPLSETRPLRELLGHTPTQVVAGALLGCAIATAGQLFI